One window of Fusobacterium polymorphum genomic DNA carries:
- a CDS encoding S8 family peptidase, whose protein sequence is MRVRLAKEDKNSNYKVSLSDISKEKDFIKILEDYNIQYKKTEYFKDFFMYKLIDINSKFIMILQEKASNFIKYIEPVSIYSLPLQIDDESGEVPVIYPEENKNYITLGVIDNGIAHIKYLDPWIKRVHTRFLKKDTSTTHGTFVSGIALYGDKLENREMVKNEGFYLLDATVLSATTIEEDDLLQNIALAIKENHKKVKIWNLSLSVKLAIEEDTFSDFGVVLDHLQKTYGVLIFKSGGNGGNFMKKLPKGKLYHGSDSLLSVVVGAINDERYASNYSRVGLGPKGTIKPDLASYGGELLLGDNGEMIMKGVKSFSRNGNIASSSGTSFATARISSLAAIIYQNICKDFKDFSDFNPTLLKALIIHSAKNTDRNLSMEEIGYGIPATSTEILSYFKNENIKIFNGVMEKNEKFELDASFFDFKKDIKVKITLIYDTEFDYLQNGEYIKSDIKIKNISEAGRNLTRKFEGILARNKKIELYSDNDIKKNYTLIVEKLN, encoded by the coding sequence ATGAGAGTAAGACTAGCAAAAGAAGATAAAAATTCAAATTATAAAGTAAGTTTATCAGATATTTCAAAAGAAAAAGATTTTATAAAAATTTTAGAAGATTACAATATTCAATATAAAAAGACAGAATATTTTAAAGATTTTTTTATGTATAAATTAATAGATATTAACAGTAAATTCATTATGATATTACAGGAAAAGGCTTCAAACTTTATTAAATATATTGAGCCTGTTTCAATATATTCATTGCCTTTACAAATTGATGATGAAAGTGGAGAAGTTCCTGTTATTTATCCAGAAGAAAATAAGAACTATATAACTTTAGGAGTTATAGATAATGGTATTGCACATATAAAATATTTAGATCCTTGGATAAAAAGAGTTCATACAAGATTTTTAAAGAAAGATACAAGTACAACTCATGGAACATTTGTCTCAGGAATAGCTTTATATGGAGATAAATTAGAAAATAGAGAAATGGTAAAAAATGAAGGTTTCTATCTTTTAGATGCAACTGTTTTATCAGCTACAACAATAGAAGAAGATGACTTATTACAAAATATAGCCTTAGCAATAAAAGAAAATCATAAAAAAGTTAAAATTTGGAATTTATCTTTAAGTGTAAAGTTAGCAATAGAAGAAGATACTTTTTCAGATTTTGGAGTAGTTTTAGACCATTTACAAAAGACTTATGGAGTTCTTATCTTTAAATCTGGTGGAAATGGTGGAAATTTTATGAAAAAATTACCAAAAGGAAAACTTTATCATGGTTCAGACTCTCTACTTTCAGTAGTTGTTGGAGCTATAAATGATGAAAGATATGCTTCAAATTATAGTAGAGTTGGTTTAGGACCTAAGGGAACAATAAAGCCTGATTTAGCTAGTTATGGTGGAGAATTATTACTTGGAGATAATGGAGAAATGATAATGAAGGGAGTAAAATCATTTTCAAGAAATGGAAATATTGCTTCATCATCTGGAACAAGTTTTGCAACAGCAAGAATTTCATCACTTGCTGCCATAATTTATCAAAATATTTGTAAGGATTTTAAAGATTTTTCTGACTTTAATCCTACTCTTTTAAAGGCATTGATTATTCATTCAGCTAAGAATACAGATAGAAACTTATCTATGGAAGAAATAGGTTATGGAATACCGGCTACTTCAACTGAAATTCTATCATATTTTAAAAATGAAAATATTAAAATATTTAATGGAGTGATGGAAAAAAATGAAAAATTTGAGTTAGATGCTTCATTCTTTGACTTTAAAAAAGATATAAAAGTAAAAATAACTTTGATTTATGACACAGAATTTGACTATTTACAAAATGGAGAATACATCAAATCTGA
- a CDS encoding YbaN family protein, which translates to MENLKKKIYICIGFLAVGLGIVGAFLPVMPTVPFLLVALFCFERSSKKYHDMILNNKYFGKVLRDYYEGRGLTTSVKIKAVLFLSCGMGFSVYRVHNLHLRIMLVLIWAGVALHIILLKTKPKEK; encoded by the coding sequence ATGGAAAATTTAAAGAAAAAAATTTATATATGTATTGGTTTTTTAGCAGTTGGATTAGGAATCGTAGGTGCTTTTCTTCCAGTAATGCCAACTGTTCCTTTTCTACTTGTAGCTTTATTTTGTTTTGAAAGATCATCTAAAAAATACCATGATATGATACTTAATAATAAGTATTTTGGAAAAGTTTTAAGAGATTACTATGAAGGTAGAGGATTAACTACTTCTGTAAAAATAAAGGCTGTACTATTTTTAAGTTGTGGTATGGGATTTTCAGTTTATAGAGTACATAATTTACATTTAAGAATAATGTTAGTTCTTATTTGGGCAGGAGTTGCTCTACATATTATATTATTAAAAACTAAACCTAAGGAAAAATAA
- a CDS encoding Mrp/NBP35 family ATP-binding protein: protein MIPKDAPKVSEDKNIKNVIAVMSGKGGVGKSTVTTLLAKELRKKGYSVGVLDADITGPSIPRLMNVSNQKMITDGKNMYPVVTEDGIEIVSINLMIDENEPVVWRGPVIAGAVMQFWNEVVWSDLDYLLIDMPPGTGDVPLTVMKSFNIKGLIMVSVPQDMVSMIVTKAIKMARKMGKNIIGLIENMSYITCDCCDNKIYLTDENDTQTFLKENDVELLGELPMTKQIAKLTKGESEYPEETFSKIADRVIEKVKEL from the coding sequence ATGATACCAAAAGATGCACCTAAGGTGAGTGAAGATAAAAATATAAAAAATGTTATTGCAGTAATGAGTGGAAAAGGTGGAGTAGGAAAATCTACTGTAACTACTTTACTTGCAAAAGAGTTAAGAAAAAAAGGATATTCAGTTGGAGTTTTAGATGCAGATATAACTGGACCTAGTATTCCAAGACTTATGAATGTTAGTAATCAGAAAATGATAACTGATGGAAAAAATATGTATCCAGTTGTTACAGAAGATGGAATAGAAATTGTTTCAATAAATCTTATGATAGATGAAAATGAGCCTGTTGTATGGCGTGGACCAGTTATTGCAGGAGCTGTTATGCAATTTTGGAATGAAGTTGTTTGGAGTGATTTAGACTATCTTTTAATAGATATGCCACCTGGAACAGGAGATGTTCCTTTAACAGTTATGAAGAGTTTTAATATTAAAGGTTTAATTATGGTTTCAGTTCCACAAGATATGGTTTCTATGATAGTTACAAAGGCTATTAAAATGGCAAGAAAAATGGGTAAAAATATCATAGGTTTAATTGAAAATATGAGCTACATCACTTGTGATTGTTGTGATAATAAAATCTATTTAACAGATGAGAATGATACTCAAACTTTCTTAAAAGAAAATGATGTTGAACTTTTAGGAGAACTTCCTATGACTAAACAGATTGCAAAATTAACTAAGGGAGAAAGTGAGTACCCAGAAGAAACATTCTCTAAGATTGCAGATAGGGTTATAGAAAAAGTTAAAGAATTATAA
- a CDS encoding NAD(P)H-dependent oxidoreductase, with amino-acid sequence MKKVLVISGHPDLENSTANKAIIESLTKKMPEITIHRLDKAIKNDNFDIEKEQEQLLQYDTYVFVSPFHWFYCSSLMKKWIDNVFSESFFQGGKIKGKNIVFSFTTGAPAEIYSHDGLLKHTVEELTLAISSIALYTGMNKLGYVVSNDMNFCTKEHGNERLQEVLKKAEKHADKIIELVK; translated from the coding sequence ATGAAAAAAGTATTAGTAATATCAGGACATCCAGATTTAGAAAATTCAACAGCAAATAAGGCAATAATAGAAAGTTTAACAAAGAAAATGCCAGAAATAACAATTCATAGATTAGATAAGGCTATTAAAAATGATAATTTTGATATAGAGAAAGAACAAGAGCAACTTTTACAATATGATACATATGTATTTGTATCTCCATTTCATTGGTTCTATTGCTCAAGTTTAATGAAAAAATGGATTGATAATGTTTTTAGTGAAAGCTTTTTCCAAGGAGGAAAAATTAAAGGTAAAAATATAGTTTTCTCATTTACAACAGGAGCACCTGCTGAAATATATTCACATGATGGTTTATTAAAACATACAGTTGAAGAACTTACTTTAGCTATTAGCAGTATTGCATTGTATACTGGTATGAACAAACTAGGTTATGTTGTTAGTAATGATATGAATTTTTGTACAAAAGAGCATGGTAATGAAAGATTACAAGAAGTGTTAAAAAAAGCTGAGAAACATGCAGATAAAATAATTGAATTAGTTAAGTAA
- a CDS encoding GNAT family N-acetyltransferase produces the protein MVREAVKEDLDELLNLYLFLHEKNIPKKSEYLENTWKTIIEDINHHIIVNEINGKIVSSCVCVIIPNLTRNIRPYALIENVVTNDEYRGKGYATECLNYAKKIAIKNNCYKMMLLTGTKNENTVAFYKSAGYNSDDKIAFIQWLE, from the coding sequence ATGGTAAGGGAAGCAGTTAAAGAAGACTTAGATGAATTATTGAATTTATATTTATTTCTACATGAAAAAAATATTCCAAAAAAATCAGAATATTTAGAAAATACTTGGAAAACAATTATTGAAGATATAAATCATCATATTATTGTTAATGAGATAAATGGAAAGATAGTTTCATCTTGTGTTTGTGTTATTATTCCAAATTTGACAAGAAATATACGACCATATGCCCTTATTGAAAATGTAGTTACAAATGATGAATATCGTGGAAAAGGCTATGCAACAGAATGTCTTAATTATGCAAAAAAGATAGCAATTAAAAATAATTGTTATAAGATGATGCTTCTGACAGGGACAAAAAATGAAAATACAGTAGCTTTCTATAAAAGTGCTGGTTACAATAGTGATGATAAAATAGCATTTATACAGTGGCTTGAGTAA
- a CDS encoding GspE/PulE family protein, translating to MGNSSEKIEKYFKKTINSTMNNNKNSYIEDIEELFIRENVNSNKGIFSILLEAIKFSASDIHIEALTDKIRIRYRINGILKEVAEIDKSFLSSIVSKLKILSSLDIVEKRKPQDGRFSLKYKGREIDFRTSIMPTMNGEKIVIRILDKFNYNFTLEDLYLSEENKKIFYKAINQNTGIILVNGPTGSGKSSTLYSILKYKNREEVNISTVEDPIEYQIEGINQVQCRNEIGLGFATILRALLRQDPDILMVGEIRDKETAEIAVKASLTGHLVFSTLHSNDSLGCINRLVNLGIDNYLLSLVLQMVVSQRLVRKLCPHCKKEDENYKEKLKSLNLSEEKYKDIKFYTSGGCEKCMGTGYIGRIPVFEIIYFDDILKDMLAQKKEIKQNFKTLLDDAMDKAKEGLTSLDEIMRQL from the coding sequence ATGGGGAATAGTTCTGAAAAAATAGAAAAATATTTTAAGAAAACTATCAATAGTACTATGAACAATAATAAAAATTCATATATTGAAGATATAGAAGAGCTATTTATCCGTGAAAATGTCAATTCTAACAAAGGAATTTTCTCAATACTGTTAGAGGCTATAAAGTTTTCAGCGAGTGATATCCATATTGAAGCATTAACAGATAAAATTAGAATAAGATATAGAATTAATGGTATTTTAAAAGAGGTTGCAGAAATTGATAAATCTTTTTTATCTTCAATAGTTTCTAAATTAAAAATTTTATCTTCTCTTGATATAGTTGAAAAAAGAAAGCCTCAAGATGGTAGATTTTCATTGAAATATAAGGGAAGAGAAATAGATTTTAGAACTTCAATTATGCCAACTATGAATGGAGAGAAAATAGTAATTAGAATTTTAGATAAATTCAACTATAACTTTACCTTAGAAGATTTATATTTGTCAGAAGAAAATAAAAAAATTTTCTATAAGGCTATAAATCAAAATACTGGAATTATTTTAGTAAATGGACCAACAGGTTCAGGGAAATCAAGTACACTATATAGTATTTTAAAATATAAAAATAGGGAAGAAGTTAATATTTCAACTGTTGAAGACCCTATTGAATATCAAATTGAAGGGATAAATCAAGTTCAATGTAGAAATGAAATAGGCTTAGGTTTTGCAACAATTTTAAGGGCATTGTTAAGACAAGATCCAGATATTTTAATGGTGGGAGAAATAAGAGATAAGGAAACAGCTGAGATTGCAGTTAAAGCTTCACTCACAGGACATTTAGTTTTTTCAACTCTCCACTCAAATGATAGTTTAGGTTGCATAAATAGGCTAGTAAATTTAGGAATTGATAACTATTTGTTGAGTTTGGTTTTACAAATGGTAGTATCTCAAAGACTTGTTAGAAAGTTATGCCCTCATTGCAAAAAAGAAGATGAAAACTACAAAGAAAAATTAAAAAGTTTAAATCTTTCAGAAGAAAAATATAAGGATATAAAATTCTATACTTCTGGGGGTTGTGAAAAATGTATGGGAACTGGTTATATAGGAAGAATACCTGTTTTTGAAATAATATATTTTGATGATATTTTAAAAGATATGTTGGCACAGAAAAAGGAGATAAAACAAAATTTTAAAACTTTACTTGATGATGCAATGGATAAGGCAAAGGAAGGTCTAACTTCCTTAGATGAGATAATGAGGCAACTATGA
- a CDS encoding type II secretion system F family protein: protein MKNKKEKILFFTNELAIMLKSGLTFTTAIEIILKEEKDKNFKDVLKKIHKNLIAGKSIFESFKNFDKIFGNTYLYMLKIGEVSGSIAERLEDISKSLEFDLANQKKLGGILVYPIVVISLTLIIVTFLLTFILPNFITIFEENQVELPLITRILLFISRNFHYILLFIIALILIIFFTNMYINNNKLMRIKKDKWLLNMKLFGELRKLSLSSDLYHSFSILLSVGIGIIESVDILYMNNNNYYIKENLLEVKKSLLAGNNIATALKKLNLYDERFSILITAGEESGYLSENLLQISKILKQDFEYKLKKLMSLLEPLVVVFLGLIVAFVVVAIYLPILSIGDVFSQ, encoded by the coding sequence ATGAAAAATAAAAAAGAAAAAATTTTATTTTTTACTAATGAATTAGCAATAATGTTAAAAAGTGGACTAACTTTTACAACTGCTATTGAGATTATATTAAAAGAAGAAAAGGATAAAAATTTTAAAGATGTTTTAAAGAAAATCCATAAAAATTTAATAGCTGGAAAAAGTATTTTTGAAAGTTTTAAGAATTTTGACAAGATTTTTGGAAATACTTATTTATATATGTTGAAAATTGGAGAAGTTAGTGGAAGTATTGCCGAAAGATTGGAAGATATTTCAAAATCTTTGGAATTTGATTTAGCAAACCAGAAGAAATTAGGAGGAATATTAGTTTATCCAATAGTTGTTATAAGTTTAACCCTTATAATAGTAACTTTTTTACTGACTTTCATACTTCCAAATTTCATTACAATTTTTGAAGAAAACCAAGTTGAACTACCTTTAATAACAAGAATTTTATTATTTATTTCAAGGAACTTTCACTATATTTTACTATTTATAATAGCTTTAATATTAATAATATTTTTTACAAATATGTATATAAACAATAATAAGTTAATGAGAATAAAAAAAGATAAATGGCTTTTAAATATGAAGTTATTTGGGGAGTTAAGAAAACTCTCTTTGAGTTCAGATTTATACCATTCATTCTCTATTCTTCTAAGTGTAGGAATAGGTATAATTGAAAGTGTAGACATTTTGTATATGAACAATAATAATTATTATATAAAAGAAAATTTATTAGAGGTCAAAAAATCATTGTTAGCAGGAAATAATATAGCAACTGCTTTAAAAAAATTAAATTTATATGATGAGAGATTTTCAATTTTAATTACTGCTGGTGAAGAAAGTGGTTATCTATCAGAAAATTTATTACAGATTTCAAAAATATTAAAACAAGATTTTGAATATAAACTAAAAAAGTTGATGTCATTACTCGAACCTTTGGTAGTAGTATTTTTAGGACTTATTGTAGCTTTTGTTGTTGTGGCTATATATTTGCCAATACTATCAATAGGAGATGTATTTAGTCAATAA
- a CDS encoding type II secretion system protein, translating into MKNRGFSLIEIVVAVAIMGILSGIVGLQLRSYIAKSKDTKAVATLNTLRVAAQLYQLENESPLIEDSSKYEDKEEIKKALEKLEPYLDNNAKAIIKEPEMAIGGSREVKSNGDLGKIKYGGKVKITFKDPNGNNSDDGYYMWLKQDDGTENGDIKGNKWIEF; encoded by the coding sequence ATGAAAAATCGTGGTTTTTCTTTAATTGAAATCGTTGTAGCAGTGGCAATAATGGGGATATTATCAGGAATTGTAGGCTTACAGTTAAGAAGTTATATTGCAAAATCAAAAGATACAAAAGCAGTTGCGACACTTAATACTTTGCGTGTAGCTGCACAGCTTTATCAACTAGAAAATGAAAGCCCCTTAATTGAAGATAGTTCAAAATATGAAGATAAAGAAGAAATTAAAAAAGCATTAGAAAAGCTAGAACCTTATCTTGATAATAATGCAAAAGCAATAATAAAAGAACCTGAAATGGCAATAGGTGGTTCAAGAGAAGTTAAATCAAATGGAGATTTAGGAAAAATTAAATATGGAGGAAAAGTAAAAATTACTTTTAAAGATCCAAATGGGAATAATAGTGATGATGGCTACTATATGTGGCTAAAACAAGATGATGGGACAGAAAACGGAGATATAAAGGGAAATAAATGGATAGAATTTTAA
- a CDS encoding prepilin peptidase, translating into MDRILIILLYILLFLVMYIDINKKYIPNILNFSILVLSIFICGIDKINSFFIGASCYTLPILVFYGYISDILKKEVFGFGDIKLIISLGGLLYLGEINIFLQIYVFYLLVFSLATLYIIIYIVVSYCRNKPVKIRGVELAFAPYICLAFIIIYNFNLIERIIERIL; encoded by the coding sequence ATGGATAGAATTTTAATAATATTACTATATATTCTATTATTTTTAGTTATGTATATAGATATTAATAAAAAATATATTCCTAATATTTTAAATTTTTCTATTCTAGTTCTTTCTATATTTATATGTGGTATAGATAAAATTAATAGTTTCTTTATAGGGGCATCTTGTTACACTCTACCAATTTTAGTTTTCTATGGTTATATATCCGATATTTTGAAGAAAGAAGTCTTTGGTTTTGGCGATATAAAATTGATAATTTCTTTAGGAGGACTTCTATATCTGGGAGAGATAAATATTTTTTTACAAATTTATGTATTTTATCTTTTAGTATTTTCATTAGCGACCCTTTATATTATTATCTATATAGTTGTAAGTTATTGTAGAAATAAACCAGTGAAGATTAGAGGTGTAGAGTTAGCATTTGCCCCTTATATATGTTTAGCCTTTATTATTATTTATAATTTTAATTTAATAGAAAGAATAATTGAGAGGATATTATGA